The stretch of DNA tcaggcatGGCCTTGTCAGTTCTGGTTGTCTTCTTCTTGTCTATTCTGTACGAGTTTCTCAAGGCATTCAGGATTTATAAACCAAGAAATCAAAATAACCCAGAGGCCACCCTTCTATTGGCAAGAAATAGGAATGAAATTGGTCTAGAAAGAAGACCACCCAAAAGGTAAATACATCCATGAGAGTGGTGCTTTTCAtttcagtttcagtttcaTTTCTTGGTACTGTAGGGCTAATTTCTTTACACAAGTTTCAATAAGGAAAATAAAcatcaataaataaatgaattgattaattaattttttaatttgtcAATGTGGCATCATTGCCTGAGTGGCACAGAGTTAATATTTATAATTTCATTAGATAGtctgttacattttggaattgatcttgggaaataaaaatatttgttaaCATTTGGGTGAGGAGCTAGAACATCAAGTTTTGGATTATTTGCCAATCTAGTTGTAGTTCTTGAAAACTTGAAATGAGTTGGTTTTCTATAATATTTTTGATTACTGAAAACTGATGTTCATGGTAATTGGACAGTAAACAAAACTCTTGTGGTATTATATTTCATTTATGCTCttgataaaacaaagaaaagtaAAGCGGTGCCACTGTACTATTTCAAGTTCAATTTTTAATGGCAATTAGATAGTCCAGGGGTGTTTCCTAAATGCCAATATGCATattaacaatttaaaaaaaacacacgaatattttagaaaatactatTAATTGATTATTATACTTTTATTGAGTAGAATACCTGGAAATTAAGAACCTGTAACGCATAAATTTGTTATCTTGTACACCATTTATATAAGAAtcttacagtaaatgtataagaaattgtCCAAAAATGTTTAGGCTACCTTGTAAAAAGCAGGTTCTTAGTTATAGACTAAACTACTCACCCATTTATGTGATCATAAtattaacaatttttttcattttaaattCAGCCTTGGACAACATTTAGAAGACACCTTCTTCTTTCTGCTCAACTTTATCTTTGCATATTTCTTGATGCTGGTTGCAATGACGTGTAATGCCTGGCTCTTCTCCTCCATAATCTTGGGATGTGGCTTGGGGTACTTCTTTGCCCAGCCACTGTGCAAGCATTACCTTACAGATAATCCTGAACCGAGAATGAGAACATATGGCTTGACAGATGGCCCTGGCCCTGGCCCTGTGATATAATATTGCCAACCACATCTCACTGCTGGGAAATGACAGGGACTGTGCAATAGGATATATAAGGCTCTTTAAAGATTTGCCTTCACTAGGACGCAAGTGCAATGCTGGCCAGGGGAAGAGGggaagaaggggggggggggggaggctaGGGGGACACTCCCATAAAAGCAGACAGGGGTAATCATTagcaaaaaaattttttaaccctaagtgctttgggtgtggccaaCAGCagttcttacccctaagagatagcataCATTAGGTGCCTTAAATCAAATTTCTAAATCTAGAGAAAgcactaaaaacaaacacattttAAGTATTTTTCATCAAGTCTTCAAGTCCTAATGTTAAAGTTTATTATTAGGTGTGGTTTAAGTAAATTTCTAAACACCTAAGAGAAGGCACTAAAAATCACATTTTCAGTATTCGACAAACATTTTCAGTATTCCTCAATTTTATTGCAGTCCTCTTAAAAGTCACTGCCATCAAATACATGTCTATTCTGAGAACTTGTAGGAGTGCTGTAGCAGGGGTGAATACAGGGGGCGGAGGGtagattgggtggatatccacccccctttttgagccaaaaaaaagtcactttgtttgaaaaaaCTACGGAAAAGGTATGGTCCATGTTCCATCGcatgcttgactttgctgacacGACAAATTCATTTCGGCttgaagtattgttagatctatgtgacctaccaagaaccactggatcagatACAAGCCCTCTATGCAGCCTTTATCCACCCctcattttgaaatcctggatccgcccttgTGTGGCATAGTCTTCAAGTCCTGTTGTTATTGGATAGGATGATCTCTAAGGGTTTGGTAAATAGCGGCTGGTAAAATTTTATACCTTAAAAGATTGGACAATCACACACCCCTAATTCACAAAATTATTCAGGTCCAGAGACTAGTAGAgtgtatttttacaaataatagcTTTATGATTTTTTGTGTATAGAATATTGAATTCCAAAAGACAAACCCCTTTCATGTTTATTCATTTCTAGGATAAAAGCATTTAATGTGTTCTGAGCAAAGCTCCCAAAAGATAACACTGTTAAGTCCATTCAAAGATTATTCAGGGCCAAAGACTGGTAGAGTATATTAGCTTTTTGGTCTGGAAAAAAAGGTGAATTCGAAAAGAATCCCCTGTCATGCTTATTCATCTCTAGGATAAAAGCATTAATTAAAACTGTTTGGAGCCAAGCTCTTATTGTGTGGCTAACAAATGTTGACTTTATACATGTAAAGTATCTACAGCTCATATATgtagaaatagaaaaaaaatgtttaattcATAGAATTAGTAGTATAGATCAGAAAACAAAGATTATTAGGATTTCAAATAGAAACTGAGAATATCAGCATTTGTAACagatatacaaaaaaaaaagttatttgcTATGCCTCCTCAAAAGCTATTCTTTGTTCTTAACACAATGACCCCTGGCCATTATTTGGTTAAAGAGTACAGTACCGATCACGAACATAGGGACACTGTTCACGAACAGTTTTCGTGAAATTTGCAAACGACGTTTGAGAGCGGTACTGTAGTTGCTGCCAACTTGTTTGGCTGCACataggtgggggggggggggggggggggaggaataGGGATACTTGTCCCAATTTTTTACGGGTCAAAATTGGGCCTCAGATATTATAAGGGCGTTTCTAAGAAAAAAGTACGCTTTTCTATACgaaatgttatttttatgttatgttTGGAGAAAGAGGTGCTATGATCAATCATTTTTAGGGAGTAATTTTtgcttgtgtggtattttaaGGGTAGTATTTTTTGGTGTGCTGGTATTTTTTCAtggtatttttcaaattttcagACAAGCATCCCCTACCACTCATCCCGCCTGAAgaactccccctccccccttcccccactgATTGAGAAGATGGTTAGCCTGTGCATGTAGGCATTGCTCACACCTGGTACAATCTGGTTGAGTGGTCAATCTGTTATCCCAATCTCACATATTTGGCGAGTTTAATATAGCTCATACAGGCAATTATTGTTTTAAGATGATTGTGAATATTGTTTTACCTCGATTCGTCTGTTTAAagcttccctcccccccccccccctccccccccccccccttccccgcCAAACCCCAAACCCTAACAACATGTGCGTCTTTCCGGAAGCGGAAGAGAGAAGAACTTACCGCTGACCATAAAACGGCAGCTCATTTCAAAATGGAGGACCGACTCGAGTGATCGTGCGAATTTACGAAACACTAAATATAGCTTAGTAGAATAATAGATCTTAATACAGGCACAACCATGACGTAGCCCAAACTCATATCAAAACATTTACTGGGGCTGATACGTGAAACATTTCGCTATTCATTGTGCGGGTTTGTATAAGAAAGGTGAGTTTTGTCTCTGTTGTAAAAAAgaagttttttgttttgttttatgaaTTTGCATTATTTATTGCGAATGAATCGTAGAGTTTTGAAGTTAACTAATATTCAATTGAGCCTAATACAGTAATGATTAGATTTTCCAGTAAAGCATTAGGGTTAGTGGCTTTTCAAACAAATTAATTATTTGCCAGTGAATTGTGAAAAcgaaaacattaaaaaatggcCAAGATTTGACACCGTGGCTTATACATTTAAGAAGAGTTGATGATTATTCTTAGCAGAATTATTTCTGTACTCGACCATGTTAGATACTTAGTCGATCTTTCGGATATCATTATTTAGGTAACGACTGCtgctcttttttttactttgttgTAAAGTACAGTAGATTGACTTTTGCATCTACAGTAACTCAATAGATATCAATTTCAtgttatttacaaaaaaaaagtataaaagtaTATGGCAGGAGAGGAAAAGGCCCAAAAGGTAGttttttagggggagggggagagatgGTTTTTATACACAAGTATAGCGTATGGATTTGAATATGCACCCAagcaattttattatttttttagagggggggggggggggggtgggggaggaagCTCACTGGATAGGAAACACTTATTGGGAAGGGGGCGCTTATCTCATTTAGGGAGAAAATACCAGCTTTTTAATTGATAGAACTTCATTTGCCATAAACCGAAATGACGGTAAAAAGGTTTAGACTAAATACATGGTTACATTAATGAAAgggttttttattgtttatcaatcGACAACAGTACTGTCTTCGTATAGTTGCTTTCATTGATAACTAAATTCTTGGGCAGCATCCTGGAAATTCACACAATTCAAGTGGTGCTTTTGTTGAGATGTTTtttaggggagggggcactTCTTGGAGAGGAGATGGAGATGGGGCAAtagtttaaagccgcattgtcaccagttcacttccagaggtccgacggaaacctcaaccgttaaaagacaaaaaatctattagaatccgagatatttaacatgccatccgctccagattatcaatcacatcctcaaagaaacttccaataaacacactgctttcaatattttaaaatatatttcacgttttccattaaaattcatcggagattgttacgtaatcgaccggaagtaaactggtgacaatgtggctttaaatGAGGGCACTTATTTCTATGAATGGCAGGAAAGTGGGAAGTCCAAAGAATAATTATTTAAGAAGGACAGTATATGGCAGGAAAGAGGTAGTCCTAAAGATgtttttagggggagggggaagggtagGTTTTCAGACTTAAGTTTGTATACTTTGTATAGTTTGCATAACATTCTATACATGGATAAATATTGTAATTTTACATGGGTCAATAATGTGAATATTTCTTTACTAGGTTGTTATGGGAGCAGAATGGGTAAATACATGTAAATATACATAGATAAATATTGTAATTTTACATGGGTGAATAATGTAAATATTTCTTTACTATGTTGTTATAGGAGCAGAATGGGTAAATACATGTAAATATACATGGATAAATATTGTAATTTTACATGGGTGATTTAATGTAAATATTTCTTTACTAGGTTGTTATGGGAGCAGAATGggtaaatacataaaaatatacatgGATAAATATTGTAATTTTACTTGTGGGTGAATAATGTAAATATTTCTTTACTAGGTTGTTATGGGAGCAGAATGGGTAAATACATGTAAATATACATGGATAAGTTGTAATTTTACATGGGTGAATAATGTAAATATTTCTTTACTAGGGTGTTATGGGAGCAGAATGGGTAAATACATGTAAATATACATGGATATAACTATTGTAATTTTACATGGGTGAATAATGTAAACATTTCTTTACTAGGTTGTTATGGGAGCAGAATGTAGTGTGTATAAGGATTATGACCTTGAGGAGCCACTAGAAACTTCGTCATCTGACTGGGTGCTCTACCCCGCCCAGTCCAGAGGGGAGGGCCCTTCTACAAGAGTCTCTGTGTTTGTGCACAAGAAAAGCAAGAAAGAGAGGAAGCAAAAGGGAGGAGGACAAAAGTTTTCACAGGTACAATACTGTTTATTTAATAACAGTAGATAACTCAGGTTTTTTAAGGGTCAAAATCACCCAATCCATAAAATAATGCattgcaatgtttttttttctttaaatatgtGTATTTAGGGGAGTGGCCTCTATCCCTAATGATATTACCAGATGAGGCATCATCTGCAATAGGCTTGGTATCATGAGCATCAACACTGCACTCAACTCCAGTGATCTGGAGACATAGAAGGAGCACCTAGCGTAGGATGTATGTAAGGGGAGTGGCCTTCACCCCTAATAATAGTATTAGCCACTATTGTGGTACAGTATCATCCACAATAGACTTGGTATCATGAGTATCAACACGGTACTATAGAGTGCTCATCTCTAGTGATCTGGATACATAGAAGGAGCACCTAGTGTAAAAAGTCTTTAGATACATATAGGATGTAGTAATCCACATACAAGTTGTCCCCTTTTCTGCTCTTGTTTTGTGATCTGTAAATAGTTTGGTTCTCATGTTAATCCGATATTTACATATATAACAGATCCTCAAAGTACTGCGTCACCCTGCCATCCTTAAATACTACAGCTCCCACAATGGCTCTGATGAGGTTGCCATGGTTACAGAACCAGTTGAACCTTTGGAGCATGTGTTAAATGACCTGGCTGTAGACGAGATTGTCGCTGGAATTTATAATATTGTCCAAGCCTTGGTGTTTTTGCATGATAATGGCGGATTATCTCACAACAGTGTAGGGCTGTCATCTGTTTACGTCAGTGTTTATGATGGAGCGTGGAAACTTGGTGGGATGCAGTGTGTATCCAAATTCACTGAAGTCACCAATGAGGTAAAACTATTGATCTAAAAGATCAAATATAGTAGATGAACAAAATATCCTTTAATATGGCTTTATTTGTTAGCGCTAAAtaagttgttttttgttgttgttattttgctgctacAATCCTGTGCACATGCTATGGTAGTTTCAAGTCAAATTTTCAATCAGTCAGTcataagttatttttttatttagtttttagAAACTGCAAAGCCATTGCGAGACTCAAAGTCAATTACACCAGAGGAGAAGGTAAATGCTAGAGTGCAGACTTTGGCCAGAAATTGTAATTGTATGAGATGTTTTTCGGATTGATTATGAACTTTTGTTTTAGGAAAGGAAAGTTTGATTTTATCATGATTATTGAATTTTTTATGTATGGCTTAGatgctttttttttgcctttttaatGTTCAGAGATTTAGTAAATTGAAAAGTTCCAAACTTTACTAAGCCTTAGCTACAGTGTTTTATAGCAATTTTCCTCTTTATTTTTTAGGATGGCAAAATATCACTTGTTCCTGAGGTTTATCACTCTCTGGATGCTTATGCCTTTGGCATGTTTGTCTGTGATGTGTTGGAAAGCAGACCAGACTTGATTGGTAATAATAAGCAGTTGCCCTTAAAGCCCTTTTTTGTAACTTTAGCAGCTATATGGCCACTAAAAGTATCAATTTGTTCAATTGCATTTCTCTAGCTTTTTTAGGGGTTTGATTTTGTAAGCCAAAGCTTAAAATTAAAGTTTTTGGATAGATACATATGTGAAGCAAAGAAAAACGAATCAAGGAGAGGTGACCCCCTCTTCCCCTTATTGCaagctcttttttttctgttttcaacTTCCTGTCTTGTTACACATGCATTCCTTTACTTGTCTTTACTAGTTGTTGTCTTTTTACAGGAAGTGAAAGTGACAGGTTTTCTGCCCTGATGCAAAACTCCTTTCTCCACAACACCCCTAAGGTACAGGGACaaaatttttgctttttccctgggttggtggtggtggaggggggggggggggagtttgcctgggatattttttttgtgtagaAAACATCAATGTTTTAAGATTTCATGAAGAAAATAGGGTTGCAATGGTTACAGTAACTGACATGTTTCAggtgttcattgttttcttttaagaGGGTGAAGCCTAACTTTAACTTTGactttaaacacgaggttccacTATCAAAGGGAGAGCTTCTCTCACCCCTGGGCTCGAATTTGCAATAATAATCATAACACTGCCAAGCTAGCAGTCACAAAATATATATGTCtcttgtaaaattgcttatcttAGAGCCTCAGTCGGCTGGAATAAAATTTTCCTTGCAAGGTACcaagacagttgtgttaagaAATTGATAAATTGTTGATTTGCACTACACTCAGGTTTTCGGTGCAAAATTTTTAATTCtaacgcatctgcataaattattccTGCGCTGTGATGAAGACGCtcggtatagcattattttactataaaCAGAACTGTTTTAGTTGGACAAGTCTAGAAGTGACATTTAATAGggttaaaatttgaatttagcgctcagagcaattgtcctgacatgttgactcattgatgactgattgataactgattgttcttgagcccgggggtgggaggagctttctcttttatagcggaacctcgtgtttaagtaCATTGATTGACAATGAAGACGTGCTCATTTGCAATGGGTCGTCAACTGTATGTGCAGTGACCACATAAAGAAATATATCTGGCCTTACTCCGTGTGCGATAGGATCTTGAAGGCACAAGCCACTGTGGCTAATTTTAAGCCAAAGAAATTAGCTACACTGATGGGGAATTATAGCCATAACCGAGAAGCCAAAGCGAACAATTTTATCAAAATACCTTATTGGTCTCTTTAAATTCGCGTCATTTAAGCCCCGCTAAATCCCATTCCTTCGAACTTTAATATCGCAAAATTTAGTACACGtcaatttcgcgattttaaaagattcgcgaaaataaagtgacgccaaaattaagtgtcgcgaaaatAAGGATGCGCGAcaattaagtgagtacacaagaagccttttgggggaatattggccgtttaataagctttatggaaacaccttgtctatttagtcatctaatgtacatGTAGTACGGTAAGGCgttgagttggacttgtatttatatatttttatgaaactaGATTTAGTCCACGCATCTTTCTGTTACTAATTGattcagttttgatgattacagcacatttaATTCCATtagttttgcttgattttattatcccaaaatcgcgaaatcgcgaaaataaagtgatctggtTTTTACGAATATAGGAAAATTGCGAAAATAGTGTCGCAAAAATATCGCCATCTGAAAATCGcaaaattttgacgtcgcgaaaataaagtgtagtAAGGTACCCTTTTTTAATGACAACCAAGACAATTACGATTAAAAGATTATgattcttaatttttttctcacaGGTTCGATGTCTGTAAATATGTTAGAAAATAGCATCAAGCACAATATGATTTCTACGGTTTTGGTTTGTTGTAAAGTTAATCAAATTCTCGGAGAAATTCgtttttgaatttttgcaaaattgaAAATGATTTTACACCCAAATCGCAAAATCTCGCTATTTGTGGTTTGAGTAACatgtaaaattgaaaaagaaataaaaactaCGCGGAGCTAGGAAACGGCAAAAAACGAGAGAGAGAGTTCATTCTTCGGCCTGTGTTTTTCCGATTTGCGATTTTCATCAGAACATTATCTTGACGTATTAGAAATATGATTTCGAGGTAAAAGATCGTGATCCAAAATTTACGAGTATAGGAAACCGGCATTCGCCACCGTGGCGAACGTAGTTAGCAATAGAATTCGCCACATTGGGGAGGAATTCGCATTTTTTGAAGCCTTATTCTTAGAatatctacttaatcatgacAGCAAAATTACAAACTCTTCCTCCCACTTTATTGCAGATGAGACCGAAGCTCTGCA from Nematostella vectensis chromosome 8, jaNemVect1.1, whole genome shotgun sequence encodes:
- the LOC5505708 gene encoding probable low affinity copper uptake protein 2, which gives rise to MHFSAGDKVTILFEGWKTNSVTSMALSVLVVFFLSILYEFLKAFRIYKPRNQNNPEATLLLARNRNEIGLERRPPKSLGQHLEDTFFFLLNFIFAYFLMLVAMTCNAWLFSSIILGCGLGYFFAQPLCKHYLTDNPEPRMRTYGLTDGPGPGPVI